A region of Acidobacteriota bacterium DNA encodes the following proteins:
- a CDS encoding aspartate aminotransferase family protein, translating into MKLTEAKQKEAQLLLPTYDRVPLLLERGKDVYLYDADGRKYLDFITGIGVNALGYGDRAVLKTIAKQSARLIHSSNLFYHEFTTPLAERLTRISGLDRVFLSNSGTEAWEGALKIARAYAKKKAPAGSEPKWRVLAMENSFHGRTYGSLSTTGQAKYRDPYAPVLPGIEFVTFNDVEDLKQKFNDSVCAVAIETVQGEGGIQIVSSEFLETARALTAGSGALLLIDEIQSGLGRTGRWFAYQHYGITPDIVAIAKPIAGGLPLGALLTTNEAASALKPGMHGTTFGGGPLACAVACTVIDQIETRKLIKSNRELGKYFVKKLEALKKKHKSIRDVRGLGLMVAAELDSADLAKAVVPAMLERGAIINRTHETTLRFLPAYIIMKKHIDEVVKSLDTTLKQLEKHYIQKEAPVSPEGELVAQGSTH; encoded by the coding sequence ATGAAACTGACTGAGGCAAAACAGAAAGAAGCGCAGCTTCTGCTGCCTACGTACGATCGCGTTCCGCTGCTGCTCGAGCGCGGCAAAGACGTCTATCTGTACGACGCCGATGGCCGCAAGTATCTCGACTTCATCACTGGCATCGGCGTGAATGCCTTGGGATACGGCGATCGCGCGGTGCTGAAGACGATCGCCAAGCAGTCCGCGCGTTTGATCCACTCTTCAAACCTCTTCTACCACGAGTTCACAACGCCGCTTGCGGAACGGTTGACACGAATTTCGGGGCTCGATCGGGTATTCCTCTCGAACAGCGGCACCGAGGCGTGGGAGGGTGCGCTCAAGATCGCTCGCGCGTACGCGAAGAAGAAAGCTCCCGCCGGATCGGAGCCGAAGTGGCGTGTGCTGGCGATGGAGAACTCTTTCCACGGCCGCACTTATGGATCGCTCTCGACCACAGGCCAGGCAAAGTACCGTGATCCGTACGCGCCTGTTCTTCCTGGCATTGAGTTTGTCACCTTCAATGACGTTGAAGACCTGAAGCAGAAATTCAACGACAGCGTTTGCGCGGTGGCAATCGAGACGGTCCAAGGCGAGGGCGGCATTCAGATCGTCTCGAGCGAATTTCTGGAGACCGCGCGTGCTCTCACCGCGGGTAGTGGTGCGCTGCTCCTGATCGACGAGATCCAGAGCGGGCTAGGGCGCACCGGGCGGTGGTTCGCCTATCAACACTACGGAATCACGCCAGACATCGTCGCCATCGCGAAGCCAATTGCTGGCGGCTTGCCGCTTGGCGCGTTGCTTACCACCAACGAAGCCGCAAGCGCGCTGAAGCCAGGCATGCACGGCACTACGTTCGGCGGTGGTCCGCTAGCGTGTGCAGTTGCTTGCACCGTGATCGATCAGATTGAGACGCGGAAGCTGATCAAGTCCAACCGCGAGTTGGGCAAGTACTTCGTCAAGAAGCTCGAAGCACTTAAGAAAAAGCACAAGTCAATTCGCGACGTGCGCGGTCTGGGCTTGATGGTCGCGGCCGAACTCGATTCCGCCGATCTGGCCAAAGCAGTAGTTCCGGCAATGCTGGAGCGTGGCGCGATCATCAATCGCACGCACGAAACTACGCTGCGCTTTCTGCCCGCATACATCATCATGAAGAAACACATTGATGAAGTAGTGAAATCGTTGGATACAACACTCAAGCAGCTCGAGAAGCACTACATCCAGAAAGAAGCGCCTGTCTCGCCGGAAGGCGAGCTGGTTGCGCAAGGGAGCACACATTGA
- the argB gene encoding acetylglutamate kinase produces MRVVVKIGGAALDNKELAHKCARAIVDLADSNHHQVAVVHGGGTELTRTLHQLGKESNFINGLRVTDSETRDVALMVLAGKVNKALVAGIAALGKPAIGMCGADGLSFRARKKKTNGCDLGFVGEICSADPRWIESIWNAGGIPVISSVALGTDGQYYNVNADQTAAACAVACRAHALIFLTDVPGVKSADGSVIRWLQIKQIEDLVKTSVIRGGMLPKLEACQEALRRGVGRVRILPASEAGLLPDFYTCKIDCGTEVMVA; encoded by the coding sequence TTGAGAGTCGTAGTAAAGATCGGCGGTGCCGCCCTGGATAACAAGGAGCTCGCGCACAAGTGTGCGCGCGCCATTGTGGACCTTGCCGACAGCAACCATCACCAGGTTGCTGTCGTGCACGGTGGCGGCACGGAGCTTACGCGAACCCTTCATCAGCTGGGCAAGGAAAGCAATTTCATAAACGGTCTACGCGTTACTGATTCGGAAACGCGTGATGTAGCTCTGATGGTTTTGGCCGGTAAGGTGAATAAAGCTCTGGTCGCCGGAATCGCGGCGCTAGGCAAGCCGGCGATTGGGATGTGCGGGGCCGATGGTCTCAGCTTCCGCGCGCGCAAGAAGAAAACAAACGGCTGCGATCTGGGATTTGTAGGAGAAATCTGCTCCGCCGATCCACGCTGGATCGAATCCATTTGGAACGCGGGCGGAATTCCCGTGATCTCCAGCGTCGCACTGGGTACCGACGGTCAGTACTACAACGTGAATGCGGACCAGACTGCTGCCGCTTGCGCCGTCGCATGCCGGGCACATGCACTCATCTTCCTTACTGACGTGCCTGGCGTGAAGAGCGCCGATGGTTCCGTGATCCGCTGGCTGCAGATAAAGCAGATCGAAGACCTCGTAAAGACATCCGTAATCCGCGGCGGCATGCTTCCTAAATTGGAAGCCTGCCAAGAGGCGTTGCGGCGAGGAGTAGGTCGAGTGCGCATTCTTCCGGCAAGCGAAGCTGGGCTGCTCCCGGATTTCTACACGTGCAAGATCGACTGCGGCACCGAGGTGATGGTGGCATGA
- a CDS encoding N-acetyl-gamma-glutamyl-phosphate reductase produces the protein MNAQLQTAVVGATGYAGFELARILGRHPRLSRPLLFSRESGNSADLTEYYPHVLGNGQLRVHPFDWQKLGESKVDLLFLATPHETSREWAPEALKRGMRVIDLSGAWRLKHEAHRAIYGFHDADPNLANSVAGKAVYGLPELRSKQISGSTLIANPGCYATSIIVALAPLVAAGVINRSAGIVCDSKSGVSGAGKQPTATTHFVEVADNLSAYGVFTHRHLGEILEQLNLQDEELTFTPHLLPIPRGILSTIYVRLEQAMTSAEVGSIFTKFYAGRPWVRIFGSKLPQIRYSLHTNYCDLGFNLSADGKRLVVVSCLDNLMKGAAGQAVQNMNVMFGFDEKDGLN, from the coding sequence GTGAACGCGCAACTCCAAACGGCGGTCGTTGGCGCGACCGGTTATGCCGGATTTGAACTCGCGCGCATTCTCGGACGACATCCCCGGCTTAGCAGACCACTACTGTTCTCTCGCGAGTCTGGAAACTCCGCCGATCTCACTGAGTACTACCCGCACGTGCTCGGCAATGGGCAGCTGCGAGTGCATCCCTTCGATTGGCAGAAGCTGGGCGAAAGCAAAGTCGATCTGCTCTTCCTTGCCACGCCACATGAGACCTCGCGCGAGTGGGCTCCTGAGGCGCTGAAGCGCGGCATGCGCGTGATCGACCTCAGCGGTGCGTGGCGACTCAAGCACGAAGCTCATCGCGCGATCTACGGTTTTCACGATGCTGATCCGAACTTGGCTAACAGCGTGGCCGGCAAAGCCGTGTACGGCTTGCCGGAACTGCGCTCGAAACAGATCTCGGGATCGACGCTGATCGCAAATCCGGGCTGCTATGCCACCTCGATCATCGTCGCACTCGCTCCGCTGGTTGCAGCAGGCGTGATCAATCGCAGTGCCGGAATCGTCTGCGATTCCAAATCGGGAGTTTCGGGCGCAGGCAAGCAGCCAACGGCTACGACTCATTTTGTGGAAGTGGCGGACAATCTTTCCGCATATGGCGTCTTCACACATCGGCATCTGGGAGAAATTCTCGAGCAGCTCAATCTGCAGGACGAGGAACTGACGTTCACGCCGCATCTGCTTCCCATTCCTCGCGGAATCCTTTCCACAATTTATGTGCGGCTCGAGCAAGCGATGACTTCGGCTGAGGTCGGGTCGATTTTTACCAAGTTCTACGCTGGGCGCCCGTGGGTTCGGATCTTCGGCAGCAAGCTGCCGCAGATTCGCTACTCGCTGCACACCAACTACTGCGATCTCGGTTTCAATCTCAGTGCCGATGGCAAACGGCTGGTTGTGGTCTCGTGCCTGGACAACCTCATGAAAGGCGCTGCCGGCCAGGCGGTGCAGAACATGAACGTGATGTTCGGCTTCGACGAAAAGGACGGGCTGAATTGA
- the argR gene encoding arginine repressor, translated as MSKLTRQQLILQLIENGNVANQEDLRRGLARQGHQVTQATLSRDIHDLGIVKTANGYVVAAQAAGEAGLPSAERLVREFVLSVREAQNQLVLKTSVGSAQPVAAALDAEGWEEMLGTIAGDDTILIICENKHHAERMANRIREMLA; from the coding sequence ATGTCGAAGCTCACGAGGCAGCAATTGATATTGCAGCTGATTGAAAACGGGAACGTAGCAAATCAGGAGGACCTGAGGCGCGGTCTTGCCCGCCAGGGACACCAGGTCACTCAGGCTACGCTCTCGCGCGACATCCATGACCTTGGCATCGTTAAGACCGCGAATGGTTATGTGGTGGCGGCGCAGGCAGCCGGAGAGGCTGGACTTCCCTCCGCCGAGCGGCTGGTTCGGGAGTTTGTGTTGAGCGTCCGTGAGGCGCAGAACCAGCTTGTGCTGAAAACCAGCGTTGGCAGCGCACAGCCGGTGGCGGCGGCGCTTGATGCCGAAGGCTGGGAGGAGATGCTGGGGACGATCGCCGGCGACGACACCATCCTGATCATCTGCGAGAACAAACACCACGCAGAGCGTATGGCCAACCGCATAAGGGAGATGCTTGCTTAG
- the lepB gene encoding signal peptidase I: MALAPGASLSAISVALDLQVAAAPLTCAETRPKPRERFVRFSRPLFWIAIAVVFIFSFVLDLGMVPTASMERTVLVGDHLLMFKLPYGPRVPFTQLRLPQLRTPHPGEIVAFRSPFEPGEIYLKRVIAEAGDVVALHGGVLYVNGIRWRESYARVRPSRRWTWQENIGPYRVPAGMLFVLGDNRDNSEDSRYWGPIQAESVIGEPLVVFWSYDAPSSAWLDPNWLHQVGLYASSVSHMTQIRWRRTGMLLCLK, encoded by the coding sequence ATTGCGTTAGCTCCTGGAGCTTCTTTGAGCGCCATATCTGTAGCTTTGGATCTGCAAGTAGCGGCTGCACCACTGACGTGCGCTGAAACGAGACCGAAGCCTCGCGAGCGGTTCGTGCGATTCTCAAGACCGCTCTTTTGGATCGCGATTGCCGTCGTTTTCATCTTCTCGTTCGTTCTTGATCTCGGCATGGTACCCACTGCCTCTATGGAAAGAACGGTGCTCGTGGGCGACCACCTTCTAATGTTTAAGTTGCCTTATGGTCCGCGGGTACCGTTTACCCAGCTCCGACTGCCGCAGCTGCGTACTCCACACCCTGGGGAAATTGTTGCCTTCCGTAGCCCTTTTGAACCGGGCGAGATCTACCTCAAGCGTGTAATCGCCGAAGCCGGAGATGTTGTTGCTCTTCACGGCGGGGTGCTTTATGTAAACGGCATCCGCTGGCGAGAGAGTTATGCCCGTGTGCGTCCCAGCCGCCGTTGGACTTGGCAGGAAAACATCGGACCCTATCGCGTGCCTGCGGGAATGCTGTTTGTGCTCGGCGACAACCGCGACAACTCCGAAGACAGCCGCTACTGGGGACCGATACAGGCAGAGAGTGTCATCGGCGAGCCGCTGGTAGTGTTCTGGTCCTACGATGCGCCGAGTTCGGCATGGCTCGACCCGAACTGGCTACACCAAGTGGGCCTCTACGCATCATCAGTGAGTCACATGACACAGATTCGCTGGCGCCGGACCGGCATGCTTCTCTGCCTCAAGTGA
- a CDS encoding phosphoribosylformylglycinamidine cyclo-ligase: MAQSSAQKTNRRPITYSDAGVDISRADRAKKRIKYLAQKTFNRNVLSDIGSFGGLFSLGQKYKDPVLVSSADGVGTKLKVAFDMNLHHTVGADLVNHCVNDISVQGAAPLFFLDYFASGKLDPEVTEKVVSGLADACRQNGCALIGGETAEMPGFYSDGEYDIAGFIVGVVERDRIITGERVEMGDVILGLPSNGLHTNGYSLARKLFFEVARYTPETFVSEIKNKAGAELMRTHKSYWPIVRRLLESDAVVAIAHITGGGITENLPRVLPKGAAANIQLGSWPVLPVFQHLQKLGNVDQEEMMRTFNMGIGMILVVPPNKFKRVQSILDRINEKGYTIGRIVKGDRRVVYS; encoded by the coding sequence TTGGCCCAATCCTCAGCTCAGAAAACCAATCGCCGTCCTATCACCTACTCTGATGCCGGCGTAGACATCAGCCGTGCCGATCGCGCCAAGAAGCGCATCAAGTACCTCGCGCAAAAGACTTTCAATCGGAACGTTCTCAGCGACATCGGCAGCTTTGGCGGATTGTTTTCGCTGGGCCAGAAATACAAGGATCCCGTACTGGTCTCGAGCGCAGATGGCGTCGGCACCAAGCTTAAGGTCGCCTTCGACATGAACCTGCATCACACGGTGGGAGCCGATCTTGTGAACCACTGCGTGAACGACATTTCGGTGCAAGGCGCTGCTCCGCTCTTCTTCCTTGACTACTTCGCCAGCGGCAAACTCGATCCGGAGGTGACGGAGAAAGTTGTCTCTGGCCTGGCAGACGCCTGCCGGCAGAACGGATGCGCGCTGATCGGTGGCGAGACCGCCGAGATGCCCGGATTTTATTCGGACGGCGAGTATGACATCGCGGGCTTCATCGTTGGGGTCGTCGAACGCGATCGCATTATTACAGGCGAGCGTGTCGAGATGGGCGACGTGATCCTTGGCTTGCCCTCGAACGGACTTCATACGAATGGATACTCACTCGCTCGCAAGCTCTTCTTTGAAGTTGCGCGCTACACTCCGGAAACGTTTGTCAGCGAGATTAAGAACAAGGCAGGCGCAGAGTTGATGCGTACGCACAAGAGCTATTGGCCGATCGTGCGCCGCCTGCTTGAGTCCGACGCGGTCGTAGCCATCGCCCACATTACGGGCGGAGGCATCACCGAGAACCTGCCTCGGGTTTTGCCGAAAGGAGCGGCGGCAAACATTCAACTTGGATCGTGGCCGGTGCTACCAGTCTTTCAACATCTGCAGAAGCTCGGCAACGTGGATCAGGAGGAGATGATGCGCACATTTAATATGGGAATTGGCATGATCCTTGTCGTGCCGCCGAACAAGTTCAAGCGTGTGCAGAGCATCCTGGACCGCATCAATGAGAAGGGTTATACGATTGGGCGGATTGTTAAAGGCGATCGTCGCGTTGTCTACTCTTGA
- a CDS encoding phosphoribosylglycinamide formyltransferase, producing MKRLGILLSGRGSNFIAIADNIAAGKIPGAEIAVVISNMPYAPGLQAAEQRELNAHVIQSKGLPRAEHDAAVVACLREHKVDLVCLTGYMRLISPVFLEAFPNRVLNIHPSLLPAFPGLEAQRQALEYGVQVSGCTVHFVDENLDHGVIITQRSVPVLPDDDEHSLAERILEQEHVAYSEAIRMVLGGDHEIRGRRYLKKTTSLQSRVS from the coding sequence ATGAAACGTCTCGGCATTCTCCTTTCCGGACGCGGCTCCAACTTCATCGCCATCGCCGACAACATTGCGGCAGGAAAAATCCCCGGCGCTGAGATCGCAGTCGTGATCTCCAACATGCCCTATGCTCCGGGCCTGCAAGCTGCCGAGCAGCGCGAGCTCAATGCACATGTAATCCAGAGTAAAGGACTCCCCCGCGCAGAGCACGATGCCGCGGTCGTCGCTTGTCTGCGCGAGCACAAAGTCGATCTTGTCTGCCTCACGGGATACATGCGCCTAATCTCGCCGGTGTTTCTCGAAGCATTTCCCAATCGGGTATTGAACATCCATCCCTCGCTCTTACCCGCGTTCCCCGGACTCGAGGCGCAGCGCCAGGCACTTGAATACGGCGTCCAGGTCAGCGGATGCACGGTGCACTTCGTTGATGAGAATCTCGACCATGGCGTGATCATCACGCAACGTTCAGTTCCTGTGCTGCCCGACGATGACGAGCACAGTCTTGCGGAGCGGATCCTGGAACAGGAGCATGTAGCCTATAGCGAAGCCATTCGCATGGTACTCGGTGGCGATCATGAGATTCGCGGGCGACGTTACTTGAAGAAGACCACCTCGCTACAGAGCCGCGTTTCCTAA
- a CDS encoding adenylosuccinate lyase, translated as MIARYTRSEMGRIWSEQNRFRGWLKVEVAATETLAEAGMVPLSAAKAIRERGDFDLERIQAIESEVKHDVVAFTTAVAEKVGLESRWLHFGLTSNDVVDTAQALQIHEASLIIRNDLEALKTVLKRRALEFQNTPIIGRTHGVHAEPTTFGLKLANWYSEIERNIERFEHAAEDMRVGKISGAVGTLAHLTPELEEKICGRLGLKVAAISSQVIQRDRHAFFIATLAVIASTLDKIAVEIRHLQRTEVREAEEYFSEKQKGSSAMPHKRNPITCEQISGLARVVRSNAQAALENVPLWHERDISHSSVERIVLPDSTILMDYLLHKTTRLIDTLLVYPDRMLKNLESSGGLIFSGQLLLDLAESGMSREDAYRLVQKHAMEAWKNGNNFRDAVRSDAEIRSKLSEQQMERAFDLKRQLGNVDAIFKRVFSQRQGGEAERSGSA; from the coding sequence TTGATTGCGAGATACACGCGGTCCGAAATGGGGCGTATTTGGAGCGAACAGAACCGCTTTCGAGGATGGTTAAAAGTGGAGGTTGCGGCGACAGAAACTCTCGCTGAAGCCGGTATGGTCCCCCTGTCGGCAGCGAAAGCTATTCGCGAACGCGGCGACTTCGATCTGGAGCGTATCCAGGCCATCGAATCCGAGGTCAAGCACGATGTCGTTGCATTTACAACGGCGGTAGCGGAAAAAGTCGGACTAGAGTCGCGCTGGCTGCACTTCGGCCTCACTTCCAACGACGTCGTCGACACGGCACAGGCCCTCCAGATTCACGAGGCTTCGCTGATCATCCGTAACGATCTCGAGGCACTCAAGACCGTCCTCAAGCGGCGCGCACTTGAATTCCAGAACACGCCCATCATTGGAAGAACGCACGGCGTTCATGCTGAGCCGACAACATTTGGATTGAAGTTAGCGAACTGGTATTCGGAGATCGAGCGCAACATCGAACGCTTTGAGCACGCAGCTGAAGATATGCGCGTGGGAAAGATTTCCGGTGCAGTAGGGACGCTTGCGCACTTAACTCCCGAACTGGAAGAAAAAATCTGCGGGCGGCTTGGATTAAAAGTAGCCGCGATCTCCAGCCAGGTCATTCAGCGCGATCGGCACGCCTTTTTCATTGCGACTCTGGCGGTAATTGCCAGCACTTTGGACAAGATCGCCGTCGAGATCCGCCACTTGCAGCGTACGGAAGTGCGTGAGGCAGAAGAATACTTCAGCGAAAAACAAAAGGGCTCTTCAGCCATGCCGCACAAGCGCAATCCGATCACATGCGAACAGATCAGCGGACTGGCACGCGTAGTGCGCTCGAATGCGCAGGCAGCACTGGAGAATGTCCCACTGTGGCACGAGCGCGACATCTCGCATTCGTCGGTTGAGCGAATTGTTCTTCCCGATTCGACAATTCTCATGGATTACCTGCTGCACAAAACCACTCGCCTGATCGACACACTCCTGGTTTATCCGGATCGCATGTTGAAGAACCTCGAGAGCAGCGGCGGCCTGATTTTCAGCGGACAGCTCCTCCTCGATCTCGCAGAGTCCGGCATGTCGCGCGAAGACGCATATCGCCTGGTGCAGAAGCATGCGATGGAGGCCTGGAAGAACGGCAACAACTTTCGCGACGCGGTGCGCAGCGATGCCGAAATTCGCAGCAAACTCTCCGAGCAGCAGATGGAACGGGCATTTGATTTGAAGCGCCAGCTCGGCAACGTGGATGCAATTTTCAAGCGCGTCTTTTCCCAGCGTCAGGGCGGGGAAGCTGAGAGATCCGGGAGCGCTTAG
- a CDS encoding 3-octaprenyl-4-hydroxybenzoate carboxy-lyase, whose product MPETVQNLTVAATGASGAIFARELLRVVEGDPRITTVNFIASDNALRVFAEELKIRGRSDLVAQLLGMKSKKIQEQGNNDIGANVASGSYPTDAMIVLPCSMGTLAQVANGLAGNLIERAADVCLKERRPLVLCVRETPLNKIHIRNMYRAADGGATVYPLIPTFYNLPASLEEMARQFACRVLAHIGLQQEGAYRWKNE is encoded by the coding sequence ATGCCGGAAACCGTTCAAAACCTCACCGTCGCAGCGACTGGAGCAAGCGGAGCGATTTTTGCGCGGGAGCTGCTGCGCGTAGTCGAAGGCGATCCGCGAATTACCACCGTCAATTTCATCGCGTCAGACAATGCGCTGCGGGTGTTTGCCGAGGAGCTGAAGATCCGTGGACGTAGCGATCTCGTAGCCCAGCTGTTAGGCATGAAGAGCAAGAAAATTCAAGAGCAAGGAAACAACGACATCGGCGCGAACGTTGCAAGCGGTTCGTACCCCACAGACGCGATGATCGTTTTGCCCTGTAGTATGGGAACTCTGGCGCAGGTAGCGAATGGTTTGGCGGGAAACCTCATTGAGCGTGCCGCCGACGTTTGTCTGAAAGAAAGGCGTCCACTGGTACTGTGCGTGCGCGAGACGCCGCTGAACAAGATCCATATCAGGAATATGTATCGTGCTGCCGACGGCGGAGCCACCGTGTACCCGCTGATTCCGACTTTTTATAATCTCCCTGCATCGCTGGAGGAGATGGCTCGGCAGTTCGCTTGCCGGGTGCTGGCGCATATTGGGCTGCAGCAGGAGGGAGCATATCGGTGGAAGAATGAGTAG
- a CDS encoding Fis family transcriptional regulator — MNSILVVDDETDIRKSLRGALEDEGFKVGTADSGEACLEALNTRSYDVILLDIWLPGIDGLETLEKIKEHQDPPEVIIISGHGTIETAVRATKLGAFDFLEKPLSLERLLILIKNAMEARRLRGENREFRRQLEAKSIIVGESVPTKALRQQISLMAPTNGRVLIYGESGTGKELVARAIHNQSLRRDNVFTEVNCAAIPEDFIEPELFGYRNSAVSGDSAEKIGTFERADGGTLFLDEVGDMSLKTQSKVLRTLDEQRFTPVGAAEPVTVDVRVIASTNKNLEEEIASGNFREDLFYRLNVIPFYVPPLRERIEDVPLLVKHFLKEFSARYSRRTREIADDATDILMKYSWPGNVRELRNMIERIVIMNPGATKLERKHLPPLVYRDGSRRSATPEFSSLQQARSAYERDYILKKLDESKGNISRAAEILGLERSHLYRKMKALGISVKE; from the coding sequence ATGAACTCCATCCTTGTAGTCGACGACGAGACCGACATTCGCAAGTCGCTGCGCGGTGCCCTTGAGGACGAAGGGTTCAAGGTCGGTACGGCTGACAGCGGCGAGGCTTGTCTTGAGGCGCTAAACACGCGATCTTATGATGTCATCCTGCTGGATATCTGGCTGCCTGGCATCGATGGGCTGGAGACGCTGGAGAAGATTAAAGAACACCAGGATCCTCCGGAGGTGATTATCATCTCCGGGCACGGCACGATCGAGACTGCCGTTCGGGCTACTAAGCTGGGAGCATTCGACTTTCTGGAGAAGCCGCTGTCGCTTGAGCGGTTGCTCATCCTTATTAAGAACGCTATGGAGGCGCGGAGGCTGCGCGGGGAAAACCGCGAATTCCGCAGGCAGCTCGAGGCGAAGAGCATCATCGTCGGCGAGAGCGTCCCGACTAAGGCGTTGCGGCAACAAATCAGTCTCATGGCTCCTACTAATGGACGCGTGCTGATCTACGGCGAGTCCGGAACGGGAAAGGAGCTGGTGGCGCGGGCGATTCACAACCAGAGCCTGCGTCGCGACAACGTATTCACCGAGGTCAATTGCGCTGCGATTCCGGAGGACTTCATTGAGCCCGAATTATTCGGATATCGGAACTCTGCGGTATCGGGCGACTCAGCCGAGAAGATCGGGACGTTTGAACGCGCCGATGGAGGCACGCTGTTCCTGGACGAAGTCGGGGACATGAGTCTGAAGACTCAATCCAAGGTGCTGCGCACACTGGACGAGCAGCGATTCACGCCGGTCGGGGCTGCTGAGCCGGTCACGGTCGATGTGCGGGTAATCGCCTCCACAAACAAGAATCTCGAAGAAGAGATCGCGAGCGGCAACTTTCGCGAAGATCTCTTCTATCGGCTGAACGTGATTCCCTTTTATGTTCCTCCATTGCGGGAACGGATTGAGGACGTTCCTCTTTTGGTCAAGCACTTCCTCAAAGAATTCTCTGCGCGCTACAGTCGCCGGACCAGGGAAATTGCAGATGACGCCACTGACATTCTTATGAAGTATTCCTGGCCCGGTAATGTGCGCGAACTGCGTAATATGATCGAGCGCATTGTGATCATGAATCCTGGGGCAACAAAGCTGGAGCGGAAGCACCTGCCGCCCCTCGTCTATCGTGACGGTTCGCGCCGCAGCGCCACTCCAGAATTCTCTTCGCTGCAGCAGGCGCGCTCCGCCTATGAGCGCGACTACATTCTGAAGAAGCTCGACGAAAGTAAAGGAAACATCAGCCGCGCAGCAGAGATTCTCGGTTTGGAACGCAGTCATCTTTATCGCAAGATGAAGGCCCTGGGAATTTCCGTGAAGGAATGA
- the trxB gene encoding thioredoxin-disulfide reductase has protein sequence MENSVRNVVILGSGCSGLTAAIYAARANLKPLVIEGHEPGGQLSITTLVENFPGFPEGIQGPELIENMKKQAARFGAEYMIGHLVSADFTKRPFVLNFGNKKLLTRTLIVASGASARWLGIPNEQALIGHGVSSCATCDGFFFGGKDITVIGGGDSAMEEALFLTRFANKVSIIHRRDSFRASKIMLQRARQHPKIEFLTDTVVHDVYDVQKKEVTGLRLRNLKTGAEWDFPTSAMFLGIGHEPNTKWAKGQLDSDLDGYLVTKNYVFTKVPGVFASGDVQDRRYRQAISAAGTGCMAAMEAERFLEEEGL, from the coding sequence ATGGAAAATTCTGTACGCAATGTGGTGATTCTCGGCTCGGGATGCTCCGGATTAACCGCTGCTATCTACGCTGCTCGCGCAAACCTGAAGCCCTTGGTGATCGAGGGGCATGAGCCAGGAGGACAGCTCAGCATTACTACGCTGGTCGAAAACTTCCCGGGATTCCCGGAGGGTATTCAGGGTCCTGAGTTGATTGAGAACATGAAGAAGCAGGCGGCCCGTTTTGGCGCTGAATACATGATCGGGCATTTGGTCAGCGCGGATTTCACCAAGCGTCCTTTCGTGCTGAACTTCGGTAACAAAAAGCTGCTGACGCGCACGTTGATTGTGGCCAGCGGAGCCTCGGCCCGTTGGCTGGGTATTCCCAACGAGCAAGCACTGATCGGACACGGGGTTTCATCGTGCGCCACCTGTGATGGGTTCTTCTTTGGCGGCAAGGACATCACCGTCATCGGTGGCGGTGATTCGGCGATGGAGGAGGCGCTTTTCCTTACGCGTTTTGCGAATAAAGTAAGCATCATCCATCGTCGCGATAGTTTTCGTGCCTCGAAGATCATGCTTCAGCGCGCACGCCAGCATCCCAAAATTGAATTTCTTACCGATACTGTTGTCCACGACGTTTACGATGTGCAGAAAAAGGAAGTCACAGGTCTACGGCTCCGCAATTTAAAGACCGGGGCGGAATGGGACTTCCCCACCAGTGCCATGTTCCTGGGCATTGGCCATGAGCCAAACACCAAATGGGCCAAAGGACAGCTCGATAGCGATCTGGATGGTTATTTGGTCACCAAGAACTACGTGTTCACAAAAGTGCCCGGAGTCTTCGCCTCTGGCGACGTACAGGACCGGCGGTACCGGCAGGCGATCTCCGCCGCCGGAACCGGGTGCATGGCGGCCATGGAAGCTGAGAGATTTCTGGAGGAAGAGGGGCTGTAA